In a single window of the Arachis hypogaea cultivar Tifrunner chromosome 6, arahy.Tifrunner.gnm2.J5K5, whole genome shotgun sequence genome:
- the LOC112696196 gene encoding small nuclear ribonucleoprotein SmD1b, producing MKLVRFLMKLNNETVSIELKNGTIVHGTITGVDISMNTHLKTVKLTLKGKNPVTLDHLSVRGNNIRYYILPDSLNLETLLVEETPRVKPKKPTAGKPLGRGRGRGRGRGRGRGR from the exons ATGAAGCTCGTTAG GTTTCTCATGAAGTTGAACAACGAAACCGTTTCAATCGAGCTCAAGAACGGTACTATTGTCCACGGCACTATCACAG GTGTTGATATCAGTATGAATACACATTTGAAAACCGTTAAACTAACCCTGAAAGGGAAAAACCCAGTGACTCTGGATCATCTTAGCGTGAGAGGCAACAACATTCGTTATTACATCCTTCCAGACAGCTTGAATCTCGAGACTTTACTAGTTGAAGAGACTCCAAGAGTCAAGCCTAAGAAGCCAACTGCTG GGAAGCCGTTGGGGAGAGGAAGGGGAAGAGGACGCGGGCGTGGACGTGGTCGTGGCCGTTAA